Proteins encoded by one window of Rhea pennata isolate bPtePen1 chromosome 11, bPtePen1.pri, whole genome shotgun sequence:
- the BCORL1 gene encoding BCL-6 corepressor-like protein 1 isoform X1 produces MISTAPLYSGVHNWTSSERIRMCGLNEERRAPLSDEESKTSSTQHLGSQEFCVSSLSKVELTAVSSGGSNAQGLDSDGKVEEKLGPKLEEQLPDPKPSSECVGKTVKEDDVLGPLANQEDGRGQEPAIPRAAEQESTGADAAWTPADPHSNKQADVPPACSTAPESEPAAKEKSTPSSGAQGLGVLAEGALSMVASSCNTSASTPATFTLNSVCFPTSQAPAMQKMPLSFQPGAVLSPSQPLVYIPPPSCGQPLSVATLPSTLGVSSTLTLPVLPSYLHERCLPGILTSPELRSYPYTFSVTRPLTSDAKVVSVEVNQLSCSSPSSGSGAQTAADGAPPSTAGPSLSSSQPPLSASCGSSATSSGTGTHARALGAPEPHVQGATTSLSPLKSPPQLEREMVSSPECSEMPLDLSSKSNRQKLPPPSQRKTPPMPILTPVHTSGKALLTTVLSKSQRAAQSTGSSVTSCLGTTPPFVIFPEFLRNGEQGSWVKNTTLISTIPGTYVGVANPVPASLLLSKDPNVSFSRDPRHLPKQEPISIVDQGEPRNAGIPCGKKASQVSAEGQQDPAKRLLHGRVASGAPLCQSKDISTWNPGQGTVYPRCPVNGKPSNPQLLPLGWSPYHQTPLLSIGISTVGQLPPNQSSTCKPSSGAGEVPTFPSMQPAESGTATQSTPEGLPRLPSLEQDAASKSKNCRTLPKLYEEPANPGPLNVGPSLQAGPLDVKGGKGKPENPQKSQDCDEPEADSSKESNIQTEAPQGSCSLKQLDAKPKNQVLAAYLSHDLPTVGQQSMRTISEVPTAPTESQRKEESCKSSQEQPAAEPPQCVRQVDLCRIKKERVECDMSFASAACLRAGAAAQAFTEVKLKAAGQIKQEGSARCKTKRQHDGDIKQAHKRLKCKAQDSEEPASKSASQNMHGQKWQKHHDDLREISQRESRAGLGSVKDHNSLRLKRKRRRPANTEFPLPTLRRDSHEEGYLEKKPKNNFRDFIPVVLSSRTRSQSGSVAGSSASLTGECDVTGQEILPLEEDQEEEEEEEEEEEEEEEEEETSLKCRKLRKSHRTSRYHSRRARDRSLSERSGCHLRRARELPWRVEAPRQLWEPNEEEEDDSHIKRKKRRRQKSRKYQTGEYLTEREEEQVGYPHRRRKSKADFRYRKQKESGQGKGTELRLRSRLSPSPRKSQGRSDFRNGFFLEHSGSSPIQEELEKPSGKRKCKTKHLAGICDEGKVKGRWNQPKIHSLKKPQDLWPLCKSRRVSQSPGSSPELPVAQHIPPEARRLIVNKNAGETLLQRAARLGYKDVVLYCLQKKSSDVNHRDNAGYTALHEACARGWIDILHILLEHGANVNCSAQDGTRPVHDAVANDNLETMWLLLSYGADPTLATYSGQTAVKLATSEVMKRFLCDYLLDLEGRTDGDPRTAWDFYSSSVLEGKDGIGCDLLHNPPGSSDQEEDEQESDNFMFEFSDKPLLPSYNLQVSVSRGPCNWFLFSDVLKRLKLSSRIFQARFPHFEIATLPKAEFQRQVSLSQVLVQTEVLESPELTLGAAETVELVHYEPELLQLLGSAVEYEAWSS; encoded by the exons ATGATCTCTACAGCACCTCTCTATAGCGGGGTGCACAACTGGACCAGCTCAGAGCGGATTCGCATGTGTGGCCTCAACGAGGAGAG GAGAGCCCCACTTTCTGATGAGGAGTCTAAAACAAGCAGCACCCAGCACTTGGGATCTCAGGAGTTTTGCGTCAGCAGCCTATCCAAG GTGGAGCTCACAGCAGTCAGCAGTGGTGGCAGCAATGCCCAGGGGCTGGATTCAGATGGCAAGGTGGAGGAAAAGCTTGGTCCCAAATTGGAAGAGCAGTTACCTGATCCCAAGCCAAGTTCAGAGTGTGTGGGAAAGACTGTGAAAGAGGATGATGTCCTGGGCCCTCTGGCAAACCAGGAGGATGGCAGAGGGCAAGAGCCAGCAATCCCCAGAGCTGCTGAGCAGGAGAGCACTGGTGCTGATGCTGCCTGGACACCTGCAGATCCTCACAGCAACAAGCAGGCCGATGTTCCTCCAGCCTGCTCCACGGCTCCAGAGAGTGAGCCTGCTGCGAAGGAGAAAAGCACCCCAAGCTCTGGAGCACAAGGGCTGGGAGTGCTGGCAGAGGGGGCGTTATCCATGGTTGCTTCCAGCTGCAACACCTCAGCCTCCACCCCAGCTACTTTCACTTTGAATAGTGTGTGCTTTCCCACATCTCAGGCCCCTGCTATGCAAAAAATGCCCCTGTCCTTTCAGCCTGGGGCAGTGTTAAGCCCAAGCCAGCCACTAGTGTACATCCCTCCACCTAGCTGTGGGCAGCCACTCAGTGTGGCTACACTTCCAAGTACCTTGGGGGTCTCCTCCACGCTCACCCTCCCTGTCCTGCCTTCCTATTTACACGAGCGTTGCCTGCCAGGAATTCTTACTTCCCCAGAGCTGCGCTCCTATCCCTACACCTTCTCTGTGACCAGACCTTTGACTTCAGATGCCAAAGTGGTGTCTGTGGAGGTGAAtcagctcagctgctcttcaCCTTCAAGTGGAAGTGGTGCCCAAACTGCTGCCGATGGTGCTCCCCCATCCACAGCTGGCCCTTCCCTCTCATCTAGCCAGCCTCCACTGTCAGCATCATGCGGAAGCAGTGCCACTTCGTCGGGCACTGGTACACATGCCAGAGCCCTAGGTGCTCCTGAGCCACATGTGCAGGGGGCTACTACTTCACTTTCTCCTCTGAAGTCCCCTCCGCAGCTAGAGCGTGAGATGGTCTCCTCTCCGGAGTGCAGTGAGATGCCTCTTGATCTCTCCTCTAAGTCCAATCGCCAGAAACTGCCTCCACCCAGTCAACGGAAGACACCTCCGATGCCCATCCTCACACCCGTGCATACCAGTGGCAAAGCACTGCTCACCACAGTCCTGTCTAAGTCCCAGCGTGCAGCCCAGAGCACAGGTAGCAGTGTCACTTCATGCCTGGGCACCACTCCTCCTTTCGTCATCTTCCCTGAGTTCCTACGTAATGGGGAGCAGGGCTCCTGGGTGAAGAACACCACACTCATTAGCACCATTCCAGGCACCTATGTTGGGGTGGCCAACCCTGTCCCTGCTTCGCTGCTGCTCAGCAAGGACCCCAATGTGAGCTTCAGTAGGGACCCTCGCCACCTTCCCAAGCAGGAGCCTATTTCCATTGTTGATCAGGGAGAGCCTCGAAATGCTGGGATTCCCTGTGGGAAGAAAGCTAGCCAGGTCAGTGCAGAGGGACAGCAGGATCCTGCCAAGAGACTTCTTCATGGCAGAGTTGCTTCAGGAGCTCCTTTGTGTCAATCCAAGGACATCTCTACCTGGAATCCTGGCCAGGGAACTGTTTACCCCCGTTGCCCAGTGAATGGGAAACCTTCCAATCCTCAGCTTCTGCCTCTTGGCTGGTCTCCTTATCATCAGACCCCTCTGCTTTCGATTGGCATCTCCACAGTGGGGCAGCTGCCCCCAAACCAAAGCAGCACCTGCAAGCCCTCCTCAGGGGCAGGGGAGGTCCCGACATTTCCTAGCATGCAGCCTGCAGAGTCTGGCACGGCAACCCAGAGCACGCCAGAGGGACTGCCCAGGCTCCCATCTCTGGAACAGGATGCTGCCTCCAAGAGCAAGAACTGCCGGACCTTGCCCAAACTGTATGAGGAGCCTGCCAATCCAGGCCCACTGAATGTAGGTCCATCTCTTCAGGCCGGTCCGTTGGATgtgaaagggggaaaggggaagccAGAAAACCCTCAGAAAAGTCAAGATTGTGATGAACCAGAGGCTGACTCCAGTAAGGAGAGCAACATACAGACTGAGGCTCCCCAGGGGAGCTGTAGCCTCAAACAGCTGGATGCAAAGCCTAAAAACCAAGTGTTAGCAGCCTATTTGTCACATGATCTGCCCACAGTAGGGCAACAGAGCATGCGAACAATTTCAGAGGTGCCCACTGCACCCACAGAGAGTCAACGCAAGGAGGAAAGCTGTAAAAGCTCCCAGGAGCAGCCGGCTGCAGAACCGCCCCAGTGCGTGCGTCAAGTGGATCTATGCAGGATCAAGAAAGAGCGAGTGGAGTGTGACATGTCATTTGCTTCTGCGGCCTGCCTGcgagctggggctgctgcccAGGCCTTTACTGAGGTCAAGCTCAAGGCAGCGGGCCAAATCAAACAAGAGGGCAGCGCGCGCTGCAAGACCAAGCGGCAGCATGATGGGGATATCAAGCAGGCTCACAAGAGACTGAAATGCAAAGCCCAGGACAGTGAAGAGCCCGCAAGCAAATCAGCGAGTCAGAACATGCATGGCCAGAAG TGGCAAAAACACCATGATGATCTGCGTGAAATTAGCCAGCGAGAAAGCCGAGCTGGTTTGGGATCAGTGAAAGATCACAACAGCCTCAGACTGAAGCGTAAGCGCAGGAGGCCAGCGAACACAGAGTTCCCATTGCCAACACTCCGCAGGGACAGCCATGAGGAAG GTTACCTTGAGAAGAAGCCCAAGAACAATTTCCGGGATTTCATTCCAGTGGTGCTGAGCAGCCGAACGCGTAGTCAGTCAG GAAGCGTTGCTGGCTCTTCTGCTAGCTTGACAGGGGAGTGTGATGTGACTGGTCAGGAGATTTTACCATTGGAAGAGGatcaggaagaagaggaggaggaagaggaggaggaagaggaggaggaagaggaggaagagacgTCCTTGAAATGTCGCAAGCTGCGAAAATCCCACAGGACATCACGCTACCATAGTCGCAGGGCCAGGGACAGGTCTCTGTCAGAGAGGAGCGGCTGTCACTTGCGGAGGGCCCGGGAACTGCCTTGGAGAGTGGAAGCACCCAGGCAGCTGTGGGAGCCcaatgaggaggaggaagatgacaGCCAcatcaaaaggaagaaaaggagacgGCAGAAAAGTCGTAAATACCAGACAGGGGAATATTTGACCGAGCGAGAGGAGGAGCAAGTGGGCTACCCCCACAGGAGGCGAAAATCCAAAGCAG ATTTTAGGTACCGGAAGCAGAAGGAGTCTGGGCAGGGCAAAGGCACAGAGTTACGACTGAGAAGTAGGCTTTCCCCATCTCCCCGAAAGTCTCAAGGACGCTCAGACTTCCGAAATGGCTTTTTTCTGGAGCACTCGGGCAGCTCTCCCATCCAAGAAGAGCTGGAGAAACCATCAGGAAAACGCAAATGCAAAACCAAACACCTGGCAGGGATCTGTGATGAGGGGAAG GTGAAAGGACGCTGGAATCAGCCCAAAATACACTCTCTGAAGAAGCCTCAGGACTTGTGGCCACTTTGTAAGTCCCGTCGGGTCTCACAAAGCCCAGGGAGTTCCCCTGAGTTACCTGTGGCTCAGCACATTCCTCCTGAAGCTCGGCGGCTGATTGTGAACAAAAATGCTGGGGAGACCCTTCTGCAGCGAGCGGCCCGCCTGGGCTACAAG GATGTAGTGCTTTATTGCCTGCAGAAAAAGAGTAGTGATGTGAACCACCGTGACAACGCTGGTTACACAGCTCTGCATGAAGCCTGTGCACGAGGCTGGATTGATATCCTGCACATTCTGCTGGAACATGGCGCCAACGTGAACTGCAGTGCACAGGATGGCACAAG GCCTGTCCACGATGCAGTAGCAAATGACAACCTGGAAACCATGTGGCTTCTACTCTCCTATGGTGCTGATCCCACTCTGGCCACGTACTCTGGACAGACAGCTGTGAAGCTTGCCACTAGTGAAGTGATGAAGCGCTTCCTTTGTG atTACCTTTTGGATCTCGAGGGCCGTACGGATGGGGATCCTCGAACAGCATGGGACTTCTACAGCAGCTCTGTAC
- the BCORL1 gene encoding BCL-6 corepressor-like protein 1 isoform X2, with translation MISTAPLYSGVHNWTSSERIRMCGLNEERRAPLSDEESKTSSTQHLGSQEFCVSSLSKVELTAVSSGGSNAQGLDSDGKVEEKLGPKLEEQLPDPKPSSECVGKTVKEDDVLGPLANQEDGRGQEPAIPRAAEQESTGADAAWTPADPHSNKQADVPPACSTAPESEPAAKEKSTPSSGAQGLGVLAEGALSMVASSCNTSASTPATFTLNSVCFPTSQAPAMQKMPLSFQPGAVLSPSQPLVYIPPPSCGQPLSVATLPSTLGVSSTLTLPVLPSYLHERCLPGILTSPELRSYPYTFSVTRPLTSDAKVVSVEVNQLSCSSPSSGSGAQTAADGAPPSTAGPSLSSSQPPLSASCGSSATSSGTGTHARALGAPEPHVQGATTSLSPLKSPPQLEREMVSSPECSEMPLDLSSKSNRQKLPPPSQRKTPPMPILTPVHTSGKALLTTVLSKSQRAAQSTGSSVTSCLGTTPPFVIFPEFLRNGEQGSWVKNTTLISTIPGTYVGVANPVPASLLLSKDPNVSFSRDPRHLPKQEPISIVDQGEPRNAGIPCGKKASQVSAEGQQDPAKRLLHGRVASGAPLCQSKDISTWNPGQGTVYPRCPVNGKPSNPQLLPLGWSPYHQTPLLSIGISTVGQLPPNQSSTCKPSSGAGEVPTFPSMQPAESGTATQSTPEGLPRLPSLEQDAASKSKNCRTLPKLYEEPANPGPLNVGPSLQAGPLDVKGGKGKPENPQKSQDCDEPEADSSKESNIQTEAPQGSCSLKQLDAKPKNQVLAAYLSHDLPTVGQQSMRTISEVPTAPTESQRKEESCKSSQEQPAAEPPQCVRQVDLCRIKKERVECDMSFASAACLRAGAAAQAFTEVKLKAAGQIKQEGSARCKTKRQHDGDIKQAHKRLKCKAQDSEEPASKSASQNMHGQKWQKHHDDLREISQRESRAGLGSVKDHNSLRLKRKRRRPANTEFPLPTLRRDSHEEGYLEKKPKNNFRDFIPVVLSSRTRSQSGSVAGSSASLTGECDVTGQEILPLEEDQEEEEEEEEEEEEEEEEEETSLKCRKLRKSHRTSRYHSRRARDRSLSERSGCHLRRARELPWRVEAPRQLWEPNEEEEDDSHIKRKKRRRQKSRKYQTGEYLTEREEEQVGYPHRRRKSKADFRYRKQKESGQGKGTELRLRSRLSPSPRKSQGRSDFRNGFFLEHSGSSPIQEELEKPSGKRKCKTKHLAGICDEGKVKGRWNQPKIHSLKKPQDLWPLCKSRRVSQSPGSSPELPVAQHIPPEARRLIVNKNAGETLLQRAARLGYKDVVLYCLQKKSSDVNHRDNAGYTALHEACARGWIDILHILLEHGANVNCSAQDGTRPVHDAVANDNLETMWLLLSYGADPTLATYSGQTAVKLATSEVMKRFLCDYLLDLEGRTDGDPRTAWDFYSSSVLAPRSAAQFGGTILQSLCTHSSWHTPLHNLLTVVESEIWVEKCSKSREQ, from the exons ATGATCTCTACAGCACCTCTCTATAGCGGGGTGCACAACTGGACCAGCTCAGAGCGGATTCGCATGTGTGGCCTCAACGAGGAGAG GAGAGCCCCACTTTCTGATGAGGAGTCTAAAACAAGCAGCACCCAGCACTTGGGATCTCAGGAGTTTTGCGTCAGCAGCCTATCCAAG GTGGAGCTCACAGCAGTCAGCAGTGGTGGCAGCAATGCCCAGGGGCTGGATTCAGATGGCAAGGTGGAGGAAAAGCTTGGTCCCAAATTGGAAGAGCAGTTACCTGATCCCAAGCCAAGTTCAGAGTGTGTGGGAAAGACTGTGAAAGAGGATGATGTCCTGGGCCCTCTGGCAAACCAGGAGGATGGCAGAGGGCAAGAGCCAGCAATCCCCAGAGCTGCTGAGCAGGAGAGCACTGGTGCTGATGCTGCCTGGACACCTGCAGATCCTCACAGCAACAAGCAGGCCGATGTTCCTCCAGCCTGCTCCACGGCTCCAGAGAGTGAGCCTGCTGCGAAGGAGAAAAGCACCCCAAGCTCTGGAGCACAAGGGCTGGGAGTGCTGGCAGAGGGGGCGTTATCCATGGTTGCTTCCAGCTGCAACACCTCAGCCTCCACCCCAGCTACTTTCACTTTGAATAGTGTGTGCTTTCCCACATCTCAGGCCCCTGCTATGCAAAAAATGCCCCTGTCCTTTCAGCCTGGGGCAGTGTTAAGCCCAAGCCAGCCACTAGTGTACATCCCTCCACCTAGCTGTGGGCAGCCACTCAGTGTGGCTACACTTCCAAGTACCTTGGGGGTCTCCTCCACGCTCACCCTCCCTGTCCTGCCTTCCTATTTACACGAGCGTTGCCTGCCAGGAATTCTTACTTCCCCAGAGCTGCGCTCCTATCCCTACACCTTCTCTGTGACCAGACCTTTGACTTCAGATGCCAAAGTGGTGTCTGTGGAGGTGAAtcagctcagctgctcttcaCCTTCAAGTGGAAGTGGTGCCCAAACTGCTGCCGATGGTGCTCCCCCATCCACAGCTGGCCCTTCCCTCTCATCTAGCCAGCCTCCACTGTCAGCATCATGCGGAAGCAGTGCCACTTCGTCGGGCACTGGTACACATGCCAGAGCCCTAGGTGCTCCTGAGCCACATGTGCAGGGGGCTACTACTTCACTTTCTCCTCTGAAGTCCCCTCCGCAGCTAGAGCGTGAGATGGTCTCCTCTCCGGAGTGCAGTGAGATGCCTCTTGATCTCTCCTCTAAGTCCAATCGCCAGAAACTGCCTCCACCCAGTCAACGGAAGACACCTCCGATGCCCATCCTCACACCCGTGCATACCAGTGGCAAAGCACTGCTCACCACAGTCCTGTCTAAGTCCCAGCGTGCAGCCCAGAGCACAGGTAGCAGTGTCACTTCATGCCTGGGCACCACTCCTCCTTTCGTCATCTTCCCTGAGTTCCTACGTAATGGGGAGCAGGGCTCCTGGGTGAAGAACACCACACTCATTAGCACCATTCCAGGCACCTATGTTGGGGTGGCCAACCCTGTCCCTGCTTCGCTGCTGCTCAGCAAGGACCCCAATGTGAGCTTCAGTAGGGACCCTCGCCACCTTCCCAAGCAGGAGCCTATTTCCATTGTTGATCAGGGAGAGCCTCGAAATGCTGGGATTCCCTGTGGGAAGAAAGCTAGCCAGGTCAGTGCAGAGGGACAGCAGGATCCTGCCAAGAGACTTCTTCATGGCAGAGTTGCTTCAGGAGCTCCTTTGTGTCAATCCAAGGACATCTCTACCTGGAATCCTGGCCAGGGAACTGTTTACCCCCGTTGCCCAGTGAATGGGAAACCTTCCAATCCTCAGCTTCTGCCTCTTGGCTGGTCTCCTTATCATCAGACCCCTCTGCTTTCGATTGGCATCTCCACAGTGGGGCAGCTGCCCCCAAACCAAAGCAGCACCTGCAAGCCCTCCTCAGGGGCAGGGGAGGTCCCGACATTTCCTAGCATGCAGCCTGCAGAGTCTGGCACGGCAACCCAGAGCACGCCAGAGGGACTGCCCAGGCTCCCATCTCTGGAACAGGATGCTGCCTCCAAGAGCAAGAACTGCCGGACCTTGCCCAAACTGTATGAGGAGCCTGCCAATCCAGGCCCACTGAATGTAGGTCCATCTCTTCAGGCCGGTCCGTTGGATgtgaaagggggaaaggggaagccAGAAAACCCTCAGAAAAGTCAAGATTGTGATGAACCAGAGGCTGACTCCAGTAAGGAGAGCAACATACAGACTGAGGCTCCCCAGGGGAGCTGTAGCCTCAAACAGCTGGATGCAAAGCCTAAAAACCAAGTGTTAGCAGCCTATTTGTCACATGATCTGCCCACAGTAGGGCAACAGAGCATGCGAACAATTTCAGAGGTGCCCACTGCACCCACAGAGAGTCAACGCAAGGAGGAAAGCTGTAAAAGCTCCCAGGAGCAGCCGGCTGCAGAACCGCCCCAGTGCGTGCGTCAAGTGGATCTATGCAGGATCAAGAAAGAGCGAGTGGAGTGTGACATGTCATTTGCTTCTGCGGCCTGCCTGcgagctggggctgctgcccAGGCCTTTACTGAGGTCAAGCTCAAGGCAGCGGGCCAAATCAAACAAGAGGGCAGCGCGCGCTGCAAGACCAAGCGGCAGCATGATGGGGATATCAAGCAGGCTCACAAGAGACTGAAATGCAAAGCCCAGGACAGTGAAGAGCCCGCAAGCAAATCAGCGAGTCAGAACATGCATGGCCAGAAG TGGCAAAAACACCATGATGATCTGCGTGAAATTAGCCAGCGAGAAAGCCGAGCTGGTTTGGGATCAGTGAAAGATCACAACAGCCTCAGACTGAAGCGTAAGCGCAGGAGGCCAGCGAACACAGAGTTCCCATTGCCAACACTCCGCAGGGACAGCCATGAGGAAG GTTACCTTGAGAAGAAGCCCAAGAACAATTTCCGGGATTTCATTCCAGTGGTGCTGAGCAGCCGAACGCGTAGTCAGTCAG GAAGCGTTGCTGGCTCTTCTGCTAGCTTGACAGGGGAGTGTGATGTGACTGGTCAGGAGATTTTACCATTGGAAGAGGatcaggaagaagaggaggaggaagaggaggaggaagaggaggaggaagaggaggaagagacgTCCTTGAAATGTCGCAAGCTGCGAAAATCCCACAGGACATCACGCTACCATAGTCGCAGGGCCAGGGACAGGTCTCTGTCAGAGAGGAGCGGCTGTCACTTGCGGAGGGCCCGGGAACTGCCTTGGAGAGTGGAAGCACCCAGGCAGCTGTGGGAGCCcaatgaggaggaggaagatgacaGCCAcatcaaaaggaagaaaaggagacgGCAGAAAAGTCGTAAATACCAGACAGGGGAATATTTGACCGAGCGAGAGGAGGAGCAAGTGGGCTACCCCCACAGGAGGCGAAAATCCAAAGCAG ATTTTAGGTACCGGAAGCAGAAGGAGTCTGGGCAGGGCAAAGGCACAGAGTTACGACTGAGAAGTAGGCTTTCCCCATCTCCCCGAAAGTCTCAAGGACGCTCAGACTTCCGAAATGGCTTTTTTCTGGAGCACTCGGGCAGCTCTCCCATCCAAGAAGAGCTGGAGAAACCATCAGGAAAACGCAAATGCAAAACCAAACACCTGGCAGGGATCTGTGATGAGGGGAAG GTGAAAGGACGCTGGAATCAGCCCAAAATACACTCTCTGAAGAAGCCTCAGGACTTGTGGCCACTTTGTAAGTCCCGTCGGGTCTCACAAAGCCCAGGGAGTTCCCCTGAGTTACCTGTGGCTCAGCACATTCCTCCTGAAGCTCGGCGGCTGATTGTGAACAAAAATGCTGGGGAGACCCTTCTGCAGCGAGCGGCCCGCCTGGGCTACAAG GATGTAGTGCTTTATTGCCTGCAGAAAAAGAGTAGTGATGTGAACCACCGTGACAACGCTGGTTACACAGCTCTGCATGAAGCCTGTGCACGAGGCTGGATTGATATCCTGCACATTCTGCTGGAACATGGCGCCAACGTGAACTGCAGTGCACAGGATGGCACAAG GCCTGTCCACGATGCAGTAGCAAATGACAACCTGGAAACCATGTGGCTTCTACTCTCCTATGGTGCTGATCCCACTCTGGCCACGTACTCTGGACAGACAGCTGTGAAGCTTGCCACTAGTGAAGTGATGAAGCGCTTCCTTTGTG atTACCTTTTGGATCTCGAGGGCCGTACGGATGGGGATCCTCGAACAGCATGGGACTTCTACAGCAGCTCTGTAC
- the UTP14A gene encoding U3 small nucleolar RNA-associated protein 14 homolog A, giving the protein MVEEDWLGVEAAVSASEDEGAEEDDERRHQRLLEAVSSLSGQKRRKLVERTEASVQVSEFNVSCKGTGEKLVLSELLQPIKAKSVLSSVKKELNRVKQKKAVELPLSKEEAERVVREAAYVRTSKDIGKWQQVVLQNRRAEQLVFPMKQEVVAVAPLEQVVSAWKPRTPLEQEIFGLLHKTQQPITDPLLTPQEKASLQAMSLEEARQRRAELQKARVLQSYYEAKARREKKIKSKKYHRVLKKSKKRKALKEFELLRKSDPEAALAKLEELEQLRMEERMSLKHQNKGKWARSRAIIAKYDLEARKAMQEQLAKNKELMQKVQVELPEEEPGDVLAEDLVPDSVPAVRVDASAANPWMLGKPSSPAKEPEVQEDLGDVTEPAAAESKEEMSEEEMSEEEALLQDFEQKRHVRQQQAASPKLQGADKTEVVSELPEDISVDPICTKEQMSMRIKQVQDKVLLLEQPRRLQTMEDIEALALEECAEDQEIPVATGTGKRVHQQEEGRAEDRQAKKPKVKKKRIISLQAVLAGKSQEIQCPSLPVAVEEEEGGIDQRGVITEAFAGDDVVADFRQEKRKAEQAGKPQPVNLVLPGWGEWGGTGLRPSKKKMKRFLLKPPPAPPRKDQQLPHVIISEQRNIHAAAHQVSELPFPFEKHQQFEQSIRTPVGPTWNTQRAFQKLTAPRIVTRAGHIIQPISAENVPSLATAASSRAKAALELVPKQREQLSRPLHPHKRAR; this is encoded by the exons ATGGTGGAGGAGGACTGGCTTGGCGTCGAGGCGGCCGTGAGCGCCAGCGAGGATGAG GGGGCGGAGGAGGATGACGAACGACGGCATCAGCGGCTCCTGGAGGCAGTTAGCTCCCTCTCCGGACAGAAGCG gCGGAAGCTGGTAGAGCGTACAGAGGCAAGCGTGCAGGTATCCGAGTTCAACGTCAGCTGCAAAG GCACTGGGGAGAAGCTGGTTCTGTCTGAGCTCCTGCAGCCTATCAAGGCCAAATCTGTGCTGAGCAGTGTGAAGAAAGAGCTGAACAGAGTGAAGCAGAAAAAGGCAGTAGAGCTACCACTCAGCAAAGAGGAGGCAGAGCGG GTCGTGAGAGAAGCTGCCTATGTTAGGACCTCTAAAGATATTGGCAAATGGCAACAGGTGGTTTTACAGAACCGACGAGCAGAGCAGCTGGTTTTTCCCATGAAGCAGGAGGTTGTGGCAGTTGCACCCCTGGAGCAAGTGGTTTCGGCTTGGAAG CCCCGGACTCCTCTGGAGCAGGAGATCTTTGGGCTGCTCCACAAAACGCAGCAGCCCATCACAGACCCGCTGCTGACACCACAGGAGAAAGCCTCGCTGCAGGCGATGAGCCTGGAGGAG GCTCGACAGCGGcgagcagagctgcagaaggcTCGGGTCCTGCAGTCATACTATGAAGCCAAGGCTCGTCGAGAGAAGAAGATCAAGAGCAAGAA GTACCATCGAGTactgaaaaagagcaagaaacgCAAGGCCTTGAAAGAATTTGAGCTGCTGCGGAAGTCAGATCCTGAGGCTGCCTTGGCAAAGCTGGAAGAACTGGAGCAACTCAGGATGGAG GAGCGGATGAGCCTTAAGCACCAGAACAAGGGGAAATGGGCCCGCTCCAGGGCCATTATCGCTAAGTATGATCTGGAG GCCCGCAAGGCCATGCAAGAGCAGTTGGCCAAGAATAAGGAGCTGATGCAGAAAGTGCAGGTGGAGCTGCCTGAGGAGGAGCCAGGCGATGTGCTTGCAGAGGACCTCGTGCCAGACTCTGTCCCTGCTGTCCGCGTGGATGCCAGCGCAGCTAATCCCTGGATGCTGGGCAAGCCCAGCAGCCCAGCCAAGGAGCCTGAGGTGCAGGAGGACCTTGGAGATGTTACagagcctgctgctgcagagagcaaggaggagaTGTCAGAGGAGGAGATGTCAGAGGAGGAGGCCTTGCTACAGGACTTTGAGCAGAAACGGCACGTGCGGCAACAGCAGGCAGCGAGCCCTAAGCTGCAAG GTGCTGATAAGACAGAGGTGGTATCTGAGCTGCCAGAGGATATCTCCGTCGACCCCATCTGCACCAAAGAGCAGATGAGCATGAGGATCAAGCAGGTGCAGGACAAGGTCTTACTGTTAGAGCAGCCAAGACGTTTGCAGACAATGGAGGATATCGAGGCTTTGGCTTTGGAGGAGTGTGCAGAAGACCAAGAAATACCAGTGGCCACAGGAACAGGGAAGAGAGTGCAccagcaggaggaaggcagagctgaggATAGGCAAGCCAAGAAACCAAAAGTCAAGAAGAAGAGGATCATCAGTTTGCAGGCCGTGCTAGCTGGAAAGTCCCAGGAGATCCAGTGCCCCAGCCTGCCCGTGGCCGTGGAGGAGGAG GAGGGTGGCATCGACCAGAGAGGAGTGATCACAGAGGCCTTTGCCGGGGACGACGTGGTCGCTGACTTTCGCCAGGAGAAGCGTaaggcagagcaggctgggaAGCCACAGCCAGTGAACTTggtgctgccaggctggggCGAGTGGGGAGGCACAGGACTAAGGcccagcaaaaagaaaatgaaacg GTTCCTGCTCAAGCCACCTCCAGCACCTCCCAGAAAAGACCAACAATTGCCCCACGTCATCATCAGTGAGCAGCGCAACATCCACGCAGCAGCACATCAG GTCAGCGAGCTGCCTTTTCCCTTTGAGAAGCACCAGCAGTTTGAGCAGAGCATCCGGACACCTGTGGGCCCCACATGGAACACACAGCGTGCATTCCAGAAGCTGACTGCCCCACGCATTGTCACTCGAGCAGGCCACATCATCCAGCCCATCTCCGCTGAGAATGTCCCCTCTCTGGccacagcagccagcagcagagccaaGGCAGCACTCGAGCTTGTGCCCAAGCAGAGAGAACAACTCTCTCGGCCCCTTCACCCGCATAAGAGAGCCCGATAG